The sequence below is a genomic window from Stigmatopora nigra isolate UIUO_SnigA chromosome 4, RoL_Snig_1.1, whole genome shotgun sequence.
CAAGACCTCTCCGTCAATGTCGGCGCCCATCATTGCCGCCTCGGTTAATACTGTTACCGTGTAGAGTTCTGCAAAAAAGGGTCACAATTACCCAATGTATATTCTGAGCTGAATATTGGGTCTGTAGAAACATTAGTACTGTACCTGTGAGCGCCACCAAGTGGGGGAGGCATAGACGATTGGCAAGGACAATGAGCTCCATGGCGTCCAAGTCAGAACGGGAACAGAATCGGCCCGTGTAAAGATACTCCAGGACGGCCCTCATGCAACTGCGAGTGGTGTTGGGGAACAAAACCTAGAAGAAGAGcatcttttcactttttcatcGATGTTGCTGCTGAAAATGAAACCGTAGAAGAGCAAATTCCATTACGACGCCTCTGCCAGATTATAATTCAATGGCGCTTTGTCTTTTGTGCGGAGTGGCGCCGCACTCATTTCATCCAATGACACGCAAGAATCGATCCGGCAGTAATTATATAGCACGTCGGCGTCCACGGAGCAGAGGGTGAAAGTCACCCGGCGGACGAATAGTCTCGGGTaagaaaaacttgtttttacCTCTTTGGTGCAACTCTCCACAAAAGGTccaccaaacatggccgccatcCAATCACAACTTGAGATGAGCAAGGGCTTGTGGGCCATGATGGTGCCATCGTCCAACTTGAAAATGAcatctatacacacacaaaaatgctcTTATTTCATTCAAGATACAGTAATGAAATGGTCAAAATACCACTTTGGGATATTCTTAGGGCTTAATCAActacattaaaataatcatcAAGCAGAaaagtcgtacctctacttacgaatgcctgtAGGGGGCGAATGTTTCAAGTtataaagtaaatgcatttccttaatgcgttattttattttgaattccccttaagccggaccattttagatattatatttagattttttttttaataaatggattaaagaactggattaaaatgcctgaatattccgttttttatagagctaaaacaatgtttatgttagctttttttaaatatatttttagattttacaaaaagatttttgaactaaaaacacagaaaaactggattaaaaaatgataattattaattttaaaagggggaaatcaggaaatataatatacatttatactcttcatttgaatttgatcctaaaacagaaagtcgccactcattcTTGACTTTGccgggccaaacaaaatgataaggcgggccagatttggcccgcgggccgccactttgacaccagtgctaaAGGTGTTATTGCTGTAAAATTCCACAAGGCAGCGTCTGTGTAAAATTCTACTGTAGTAgctaaaaatattaaagaatACAAGAGAAAATACATAGATTCAGTTTGTATTTACCGGAGAAGGTTCCTTTGGCCAAGCACTCTTTGACCCGATTGGTCCGGCGTACGTGGAAGGCTTTGGTGATCTCTTGGTTCATGAAGGCTTCGTTGTTGAGGATGTTGGCCACCATCATGCGCAAATCAAACACCTCCAGCAACTCGGCGATGTGGGCCACGTGCATCAGCTCCTTCTCCTTCTCGTCCAGCTGACCCGTGTACAGGTAGCGCAACACCGCCCGGAAGGGGCCCGGCTGCATGGACTGGTCCATGTGGACCACCGTCATGGGCCTGGGGCTGTAGGTCAGAGGGTCGTCCACCACTTCCTCGCGGATGCTGACGAAGGCTCGGCTCCAGGAGGAGAGGAGGCGGCCCCCCCGCCGGCCCCCCTGCGAGTCCTTCAGGGTCCCGTCGCTGGTGCAGGCCCTCAGGTTGGCCCGGTCGCCGTCGTCGCTGCTCTCGCACACGTCGAAGCTGGCGGCCCGCATCAGCAGTTCCCGGCCGGAGAGGGCGCCGCCGCCCCGACACGGCCGCTCCGTCTCCTCGCCCCGGCTCTCGGCCAGGAACAGGTCGTAGAACTTGGAGGACGAGGTGGACAGGTAGATCTTGTGCGCAAAGATCTTCTGGCGCTCCTGCAGGACCAGGATCACGTCGGCGCAGTGCGGGTCCTCCAGCAGACCCGCCGGGTGCTCCTCGGCGGCGCTCGGGGGCGGCGGCACCGTGATCAGGGGGGGCGGGGGCTTGGGCGGGAGGAAGGGCGCCTGCAGGAGCGGACGCTGGACGTTCCGCAGGTGGGATTTCCAAAACTGCAGGTGGCGGCGGGAGATCAGCGCCGCCCGGATGGCGTTGTCGAACACGTCCTTGACGCCGAACTGGGCCACCACGCTGGTCTCGTAGTACGGGACGCCCAGTTCCTTGGCCACTTCCCTGCCGCGCTCCGGCGGGAGGATCTCGTTGGATTTGATGGGTCTGCCCGGGGACAAGgcgcatgttaaaaaaaataggggagcggacgtttggtcgccggacgtttggttgccgatACGAGATACACTACgtctaaaaaagtgcatccgttaacagtacatatgaaacataaactgaaaaaaaagtattaacatactcgtcaCTCATCGTTccagtcaaaagtataaagtacaaagtaaagtaagtaaaggaatgtattaagaaatattaaaaaatgtcatttaaaaaagatagaggggctggaaaacaccaaaaacaaataagagtgaacagagctactgccGCGTGATGGCACCATctcgggggaaaaaaatatttggacaacgtcggcgggccggattaaaaagtgtaacggggccgtatgtggcccgcaggccgtagtttgcccacccctggtctactcCCCTCCTCTTAACAAGCTTTAAAAGTGAAATGAATGACGGTGAGAACCTGGCCAGGGGCCTCCGCGCTCTGTTGACCGCCTCCAGGTCTGCGTAGCGTAGGTCCAGCTGACAGCCCACCAGGATGACCGGCGCCCGGGGGCAAAAGTGTTTAATCTCCGGGTACCACATGGTCTTCACGTGGTACAGAGAGTTGGGGTTGGCGATGGAGAAGCACAGCACCACCACGTCGGACCTgaacggaaaaaaaacaggagggaTTTCAAAATGAGTGCCAAAGTAGCAAAAACTGGCAACCTTGGTTCTCCTCACCTGCCGTACGCAAAACGTCGGTCCTTGTGGTGGTCTCCGAACGTGTCCCAAAGTCGGAGGGAAACGCTGACGTCGTCCACCACATCTCGGGAGCGCTCCAAAACCTTGCAAAAACATGCGCAGTCTCATcaaattttttatatattgatttcaaagaactgaattaaaaaccctgaatattctgttttttaattgatcgaaaacaatgtctatttgagcttttttttaaatatatttttatattttaccacaagatttttgaactaaaaacacagaaaaattgattaaaaaaatgaaaattattgatttcaaaggggggaaatcaagaaatataatataaatctaaactcttcatttgaattttatcctaaaacagaaaaatggcactcatcattgactttcccggaccgcacaatatcatgcggcgggccacatttggcccccgggccgctactttgacacctgtgccttaCCATCTCTACTAgtcaaaataatattacatCTTGACATTGTGGCTAAATCAGCAGAAAATGAGCAACAAACCCAGAAATTCCCTAAAAATCTATAAGAAATGATTTGaaatgtgtaaaatgtaaaGACCCCCCAACCCTCACCTCCTGACATACTCGATACTGGTCTATAGCCCAGACGGTGGGCACATGCGTGGCCAGCAACTGGTACTGCGTGAGCGTGGCGTTGCATGCCCTGGCACAGATGAGGCGGGTCTTTCCCACGGCGTTGTCTCCGACCACCACGCACTTGATGGTTTCCACGTTGGGCCTCTCATAGTCCATATCACAATCCGTCAAATGCCAGCTGGACGGAGgcagaaaacaaagcaaaattaGAATCATTTACaagaaaaaagtgcgacttatagtccataaaatacggAGATGCCAATGTCCTAACATTTTAAGGGGAAAATTAGATCAAAATAAGAGACTTTCTTTATTCTACTTGTAAAAAGCATCAAGTGAAAGTCACATGCACATGCCACCAGaacatttgacatttattaacTTCAGATTTTTTGTCCCTTgactaaaaaacacaatttccacCTCTACATTTTACCGTAATCCACatagtagatttttttcttccacaggGAACAATTGCATCATCgcccattcataaaaaaaaccaaaacaccttCATTCATGAAAACGCCATCCCATAATAATGAAACGTCTGTGAGTCAATACAAGAGCAATCCCACCCCCTCCCTTCCTCACCCCTCCCCCTCTTATTTATTCCGATTCCTTGCTATTTATTAGATTTATTCCGATTTTAATCAGACATAATGCCAAATAGGCTGCTTCGGGTTTTTTCACGACGCCCATTCGGGATCGCCGCCTCTCTCCTCGTCATGAGGAGGCCGTGCTGCATTATGGGTTATGTAACGCCGACTCTCGGGAGCCGCTGGAGCATCGCAACCAAACgcgtctctttttttttgtggcgtcCGCTTACCGTCAGGACGTGAGGAAGGGCCGCGCGGGGTCGACGACGGTGGCAAAGCGCAACTTCGCCGGATGCCGATCGCTCCTTGGCGGTGACGACGGCGAGCCGCGTCCAAATTCATCTTTGAGCcgaggctttaaaaaaaatagaagagaaTAGAAGATGATTcggtgaggaggaggagacggACGCCGCGATGCTTCCGGTCGCTTGCGCGCCGTCGTGGGGATGGAGCCGCGTCGGTGGCTAATAATAGGCGGggaaaagaagaggaggaggaggaggagggaggtaGAGAgcaaaggagggagggagggaggggcggAGGTAGGTCTGGgttagagaaagagagagagagagagagatcacgGTGATCCACTTGAAAGTGCCATCAATCTCAAGCCAAAGCCACCGGCGGCGTTGTTATTCTTTCTCGAAGACTAAGTCACAAATCCCTccgtcggtccacctgtgtcgaCTTTGCATCTtgtccccaggcctgcgtgggttttctccgggtactccggtttcctctcacaggggtgggcaaactacggcccgcgggccacatacggcccgtgaggctttttaatccggcccaccgacgttgtccaaataatgttttttttctttccccaagatggcgcctgtATGCGGAAGCCAGGGTCAGtaggtctgtccactcttatttgtttttggtgttttccagcccctctatctttttttaaatgacattttaatatttcttaatacattcctttacttactttactttgtactttatactttttacttgaatgatgagtgatgagtatattaatacttgagtcattttttctgtttctgtttcatatgtactgttaacggatgcacttttttttatatgtatcctatcttgtgttggcccgggggccacattgactttgaaaatgtgacagatgggcggggtcagcacaagataggatacatctaaaaaagtgcatccgttaacagtacatatgaaacatagttTGTCCATGTCTGGACTAGGCCAAATTGGCCTTCAACAAGCGACTTCCTGGTTTATCCGTGTGCTAGCCCCGCCCGCCTCCGTCCAGCCGAAGGAACAAGAGGTGCTCTTTTAATCTGTTCCTGCTGGGTGCTTTGGAGATCACATGACACATGACACAATGACGTAACTAACGCTCGCTCGCTCGGGGCTGACTAACAACACACTCCACCTGCCAATAACAGGATAAGAAAAATGGCGTTTCCAGCCAAGAGTTCATTGCAAGTTAGctcatttacatatacatatagttacTTTTTTTAGAGTAATTGACGATTTTATGCTAATTAAAAAGGCTCCCCTTcataaaggcctcaccttttggATTATGGGgccaaaaaatatgatatattcCAAAAGTTATTCATCATAATTGCATTAATGTATACATACAATGATAATAGTCATAAAAATGAGAATATACTCACATTTCAGAGGCAGGCGTCCAACTCCTTTTGACCGGGAGATCAGGCAGTGATCATTAGAGTCCCCTGAAAATATTCAAAGTTAAATATAAGTGAATGGAACTACAAATGTGAACAAAAAGATGAACTGAGGAGATTTTAAAtctaaatgacaacaaatatgattttagaaaatcaatgcaaatgcctatatgcaaaaaaaaccaaacattttttggacactttgcacTGTAATGTTAAGGCCTCACCAGCAGATGAGGCTGCTGCCACTTTATTTATCTTCAAACCTCaatcatttctatacaaaatatagcatctCCAGTCATCTAACGGaaaatcagtgttttttttagctcttaTTTGTCTGTGCAACcaataaaaacagcaacaaatgaCCCCTAGTAGCGCCCCCAGAGGATTCAAACCAAATAAAAAACATCCCATTTGAGGGCAATTGTGGCTAACGTCACgctgaggaagaaaaatgtgGTAAAAAGCCAAAGGAAGAATCCCGCAAACATCAAATCAATCATTTGGTGACATAAAAGCGTCCAATGACACAGCGACACAAGTAAAGCGCCATGATTGAGTACACATTGGCGCAAACATGGCGGCATGGGAATTTATTATCTGGTGCCTGACGCCTCGGGAAATGTCCACTTACCACAAGTGTGTcacactcgggttggttggcttTGGGCCGCTTtaaagtcaacttgatttcacgaggaccattttacacagaatatttacattttttttgttaaaatccaTGAAAAgacctggattaaaatccctgaatattcagttttttatagatctgtttgttttagctttttttaaatatatttttagattttacaaagttagttttgaactaaaaacaaggaaaatatgcattaaaaatgataatcatttaaaaaatggattaaaaaatgacaatgattgatttaaaagggagcaaatcaggaaatgtaagaTCCATCTATACTTTCCCGagtttcccgggccacacaaaatgatacgacgggccagatttgtccctcgggccgccactttgacacatgacttAATTAAAACCCCCCGTAAGAGTGAATCCATTTTCCAGTCTTGATGTGTGTGATTGCGCAAACGTCAGGGTCTCCTCCGTGTGCATGCTGACGGTTGTTGTGTAATTATTGACACTGTCGGGGCCTTTTTATTGAACTCTGTGCCGGAGTCCGCCACGCTGGAGGTCTGGCCAGGCGTCCCCACGGCAGGCGGGCCACTTGGCTCCCTCCGTCTTGCCCCCCGCCGTCCATGGCTGCCCGCGAAGACCCCGTTTTCTCTCTGGATGCGTACCACGTCTCCGAGGAACTGGGTTTCATTCTACCGGAGCCTCTGGTAGGTTCCACGCCACGCCGTTGGCTGGTTTTCTGGCCGAAATGTAACGGTTGAATTCCCCAATCCGAAGCAAGAGCTTCCAGCTTACTACAAACCATGGATGGACGTGGCCCGTGAAGTTCCGGACCTTGTTCTGGCGCATGAATTGCGCTCACGTATACACCAGGTGAGCTTTGACCAAGCGGCGGAGAAAGGCAGGATGTCACGGCGTGGACGCTTTTGGGCTTTTTGGCTTTTACGGGCAGATGCCGCAGTTGAGCGTCCAGTTCTTAAGGAGGCATCGGGAACTGAGACTGGCCCACTTGGCCCTGGGAGTCATGACTATGGGATACGTTTGGCAGGAGGGTGACAACAACACGGTCAAGGTCTGTAGCTCTTCAAAATACTGTCGTACCTCTACTTGGCCTGTAGGGAGCGAACGTTTCaggtttttagctttttttaaaaagatttttacattttacaaaactatttttgaactaaaaacacagaaaaaatgattaaaaaatacaatgattgatttaaaagggaaaaaatcaggaaatgtaatatacatctctactcttcatttgaatttgatcctaaaacagaaagtcggcactcatgattgactttcccgggccacacaaaatgatgcggcgggccacatttggcccccgggccgccactttgacacttgtgccTTAAGCGATTAAAATCCAGTAATGAAACGTGCCTCATTGTATTAAAGCTAGAAGGTGACTTTTCTGGTTAAATCATCAACGACGACATAAGAAACTGCTCCCAATAAGAAATAAATGGATGTCTCCATAAGTCTGGATGCAATTGACTGCCACTAGAGGGAGACAATGCCTCCTCAGCAAACTCTTGTCGCAGAGCACGGTGTCTACACTGATAGCTTGAGGTGGAAATGAGGGATTATAGTCGATACAACTGGGAATATAATGGACATTTTGGAGAATGCAAAAGAGGTTCCCTGTGCCAAGATGGCCGACGCATGTCAATCTCTTTCTCCAAGATGCTGCCGCGTACACTGGCCGTTCCATACTGGGAGCTGTCTCAACGCCTGGGACTCCCCCCCATTCTCACCCACGCCGACGCCGTACTGGCCAACTGGCGCAAGAAGGATCCCCAGGGGTGAAGTCAAACGATTGGTCGCCGCCGTGGTCGCCGCCATCTTTCCAAACGCTCACCTCTCCTTCTCATTTGTACTCGCAGGCCCTTGGACATGGAGTGAGTTAAGTCGGCCTTCCGCGCCCTTCAAAAAAAAGGCGGCGGCTAAAAATCTGGTGCTAATGCTCGCTTGGCCCCGCCCCCCATTCCCCGCAGGAACCTGGAGCTGGTCCTTGGCATCCCGGGCGGTCCCAGCGTCAAGGGCTTCTTCCTGGTCACTCTCATGGTGGAACGGGCGGCCATTCCGGCTCTGAGGGTGAAGACGCTGTTGCCCGTGTCGTCCACTGGAGGGCGCTCCGTTCTGACCAAGCCTTTTTTGCGGCAGAGCATTCCAAAAGTGGTCAACGGCGTCAGAGGCGGGGATGTCCCAGCGGTGGTCCGAGCCTTGGGAGACATCGGCGAGTCTATAAGCAAGATGGCCGACTGCCTCAGACTAATGCACGGTAGCCGGCAGGATTCCgcgggatgttttttttttctttctaaccaATGTCTTGATTTTATCCTGCTATTCTTCTCTC
It includes:
- the rhobtb2a gene encoding rho-related BTB domain-containing protein 2, translated to MDYERPNVETIKCVVVGDNAVGKTRLICARACNATLTQYQLLATHVPTVWAIDQYRVCQEVLERSRDVVDDVSVSLRLWDTFGDHHKDRRFAYGRSDVVVLCFSIANPNSLYHVKTMWYPEIKHFCPRAPVILVGCQLDLRYADLEAVNRARRPLARPIKSNEILPPERGREVAKELGVPYYETSVVAQFGVKDVFDNAIRAALISRRHLQFWKSHLRNVQRPLLQAPFLPPKPPPPLITVPPPPSAAEEHPAGLLEDPHCADVILVLQERQKIFAHKIYLSTSSSKFYDLFLAESRGEETERPCRGGGALSGRELLMRAASFDVCESSDDGDRANLRACTSDGTLKDSQGGRRGGRLLSSWSRAFVSIREEVVDDPLTYSPRPMTVVHMDQSMQPGPFRAVLRYLYTGQLDEKEKELMHVAHIAELLEVFDLRMMVANILNNEAFMNQEITKAFHVRRTNRVKECLAKGTFSDVIFKLDDGTIMAHKPLLISSCDWMAAMFGGPFVESCTKEVLFPNTTRSCMRAVLEYLYTGRFCSRSDLDAMELIVLANRLCLPHLVALTELYTVTVLTEAAMMGADIDGEVLVYLDMAQFHGAQQLTGWCLHHICTNYNSVCRKFPRDMKAKSADNQEHFEKHRWPPVWFLKEDDHYQRARKERDKEDYLYQRRQCKRKWLFWNLPSAPNSNSSSPSSSAII
- the ido1 gene encoding indoleamine 2,3-dioxygenase 1, with the translated sequence MAAREDPVFSLDAYHVSEELGFILPEPLQELPAYYKPWMDVAREVPDLVLAHELRSRIHQMPQLSVQFLRRHRELRLAHLALGVMTMGYVWQEGDNNTVKMLPRTLAVPYWELSQRLGLPPILTHADAVLANWRKKDPQGPLDMENLELVLGIPGGPSVKGFFLVTLMVERAAIPALRSIPKVVNGVRGGDVPAVVRALGDIGESISKMADCLRLMHVHVDPSVFYGIMRIFLSGWKDNPCLPKGLLYEGVGTEPVEYSGGSAAQSSLLHCFDELLGVEHEAQSGVFLTSMRDYMLPAHKRLIQDISAQPPLRTFVRRRADERLTAAFRDCVAQLLAMRSYHIAVVSRFITVPAAKARQLRNQNRRAEAAESALHRAPASLEERGTGGTGIMSFLKSVRSRTRDVLPPETEQDGPS